The sequence CGGATCCGGGCGCCGTCGATCGTGAAGCGCTGTTTGTCGTTGGTGGCGACGACCCGGTCGAGTTCCTCGCGGGTGAAGGGGAAACCGTGCGAGGCCGCCGCGGTGATCAGGGCGTCGATGTCCACCCAGCCGGCCTCGTCGGGGGTGAGGCCGATGCGGGCCGGCTGGTGGCGGAGGTGCCGGGAGAGGTACTTCGAAACCTTGACCGTGCGTCTTTCGTCCATGGGGTCCATGGGTTCTGCGTCCATGGGCTCAGGGTGGTCGAGAGACGCGGATCACGCAGCTTGTTTTCGGGGGGAGGTTTGATCCACAAGCAACCCCGGTTATCCACAGGGGAATCGGCGAAGTTGTGGACAACTAGACTGCAAGGAGGGGGCGTTGAAGACCGTTGTCCCCAACGCCCCGCCCGGCTCACACCTTGGGTTCCACCCGCGCCAGTCGGCGCAGCGCCCCCGGCAGCACCCGGGACAGGAAGTGCGCGCCCCGCGCCTCCGGGGTCACCGGGACCACCGGACGGTTGTGGACCACCGCGTCCAGGATCGCCGAAGCCACCTTCTCCGGGGGGTAGTTGCGCAGTCCGTACAGACGGGCGGAGTTCTTCTGGAGGCGGCGCTCCTCGGCCTCGTCGGCCCCGGCGAAGCGCGCCGTGGACGTGATGTTGGTGTTGACGATGCCGGGGCAGATCGCCGTGACACCGATCGCCCGGGACGCCAGCTCCGCGCGCAGGCACTCGGAGAGCATGAGGACCGCCGCCTTGGACGTGCTGTAGGCGGGCAGCACCCGGGAGGGCTGGAACGCGGCGGCGGACGCGATGTTGACGATGTGGCCGCCCTGCCCCCGCTCGGCCATCCGCGCCCCGAAGAGCCGGCAGCCGTGGATCACGCCCCAGAGGTTGACGTCGAGGACCTTGCGCCAGTCCTCGGTGGTCGTGGCGAAGAACGACCCGGACAGTCCGATGCCCGCGTTGTTGACCAGCACGTCCAGCACGCCGTACGCGCGGTGGACCCGCTCGGCCAGCTTCTCCATGGCCTGCTCGTCGGAGACGTCCGCCGTCTCGGCCCATGCCTCGGGCGCGCCGATCAGCCGGGCCAGTTCCGCGGTGCGGGCCGCCGCCTCCGCGTCCCGGTCGACGGCCACCAGCCGCGCGCCCGCCTCCGCGAACGCGAACGCCGTCGCCCGGCCGATCCCGCTGCCCGCACCGGTGACCAGCACCAGCTGCCCGCCGAACCGCGCCGAGTGCGGCCCGGTCGCCTTCGGCTCGGGGCGGCCGTCCTCCACCGACACGACGAACTCCTCGATCCAGGCGGTCAGCTGGTCCGGCCGGGTGCGCGGCGCCCAGTGCTTGGCCGGGAGCGTGCGCCGGGTCAGCCGGGGCACCCAGCGGTCCAGGTCGTCGTAGAGCCGCTCGGAGAGGAACGCGTCGCCCTGGGGCGTGATCAGCTGCACCGGCGCGTGCGCGAACGCGTCCGGGCGGGGGTGCGTCAGCCGCGGCCGCACGTTGTCCCGGTACAGCCAGGCGCCGTGGGCCGCGTCCTCGGGCAGCGAGGAGGTCGGGTAGTCGCCGGCGGGGATGCCCTCGCCCCGCTCCAGGAGCTTCGGCCAGTGCTTGCCGAGCGGGCCGCGCCAGGCCAGCTCCGGCAGGGCCGGGGTGTGCAGCATCCCCACGTACCAGGACTTGGCGCCCTGGCCCAGGAGCTGGGCGACCCGGCGGGGCGTCGGACGCTTCAGACGGTCGTTGATCCAGTGCCCGAAGTGGTCGAGGGACGGCCCGGAGACGCTGGTGAAGGAGGCGATCCGGCCCTCTGTGCGGGCGACCGTGACGAACTCCCAGGACTGCACCGATCCCCAGTCGTGGCCGACGAGATGCACCGGGCTCTCCGGGCTCACCGCGTCCACCACGGCCAGGAAGTCGTCCGTGAGCTTGGCCAGCGTGAAGCCGCCGCGCAACGGCCGCGGCGCCGTGGAGCGGCCGTGGCCCCGGACGTCGTACAGCACCACATGGAAGCGCTCCGCGAGGCGCGGGGCTATCTCGGACCACACCTCCTTGCTGTCCGGGTAGCCGTGCACCAGGACCACCGTCGGCTGCTGCGCGTCGCCCAGTTCGGCCACGCACAGGTCGATTCCGCCGGTCCGTACCGTGCGCTCGCGCGCACCCTTCAGGGTCGTCACTTCTCCTCCGCCCAGCGCCGCACGTGCGGCAGCTCGTCGTCCAGCCAGAACGCGCTCTCCTCGGGGTCCTTCGAGTCCGTGACCACGAGGAGCTCCTCGAACTTCGCCCCCGTGCCCCGGAAGCCCAGATGCGGCTCGACCGCCCACAGGCCCGGCTTCGGCGGATGGTCCGAGAAGCGGTACGGCGACCACAGCGGCGACCAGCCCTCGCGGTGGCCGTGCAGCGCGTCCGAGGCGAGGCCCTTGAGGGACTGGGTGCCGAAGCCGAAGACGTGCGGCGCGAAGCGGCGCTCCCGCACCCGGTCCACCTTGTGCGCGATCACGCCGAACGGGTAGGCCCGGTGCCGGTTGGCATACCCCTGGCGGACCATCAGCCGCTCCACGTCCTCGTAGATCTCGCGCAGCGGACGCCGCTCGCGCACCTCGCGCAGGATCAGCTCCCGGTGCGCCTCCAGGTCGGCCATCAGCCGGTCCTGCACGGGGTTCACCCCGAGGGACCCCGAGTAACCGATGTCCGCCGTGTATCCCTCGAACACCGGGGCCATGTCCAGGATGAACGGCATCCCGGGCTCCAGCTCGCGGTCGGTCGGGAAGAACTGGAGCGGGATCCGGAAGTTCACGAACGCCGTACGGTCCCCGAACCAGGCGAAGGGCAGATGGAACCAGTCCCGCACCCCGCGCCCGCGCAGCCACTCCCGCTGCATCCGCGCGGCCTCACGCTCGGTCACACCCGGTTCCAGGCGCGCCGCGACCGCCTCCGCGCACTCGTAGGCGAGGCGCTGCACCTTCTGGAATCCCCGCAGCTCCGTGGGGAGTTCACTGCTCACTGCCGTCGTCATGCCGCCTCGTCCCGTGATCCGGCCGATCCGCGTCGGCTGCGGTACGCGTCCGTAACTTGACAGAGGTGAATCTCGCAGTTGTTAGAGGCGGCGTCAATAGGCGGGGGCGCGGCCCCGGGACAAGTCCGGGTGACCCTTAGGTGGGCGGCGGCCCCTAGGGTCGTGTAATACCTGGGTCGGATCCGAAGACGGCTCTGTGGTCTGACGACCGGCGTGGCCGGGATCACTACCGTTCGGTGGGTGACTGTGATCGCGACCGAAAGCCTGAGCAAGCGGTTCCCCCGGGTGACCGCGCTCGACCGGCTGTCCGTGGACATCGGGCCCGGGGTGACCGGACTCGTCGGAGCCAACGGCGCCGGCAAGTCCACCCTGATCAAAATCCTGCTGGGGCTGTCCCCCGCCACCGAGGGCAGCGCCCGGGTGCTGGGCCTGGACATCGCCACCGAGGGCGCCGCCATCCGCGAACAGGTCGGCTACATGCCGGAGCACGACTGCCTGCCGCCGGACGTCTCGGCGACCGAGTTCGTCGTACACATGGCGCGGATGTCGGGGCTGCCGCCCACGGCCGCGCGCGAGCGCACCGCGGACACCCTGCGCCATGTCGGCCTCTACGAGGAGCGCTACCGTCCCATCGGCGGCTACTCGACCGGCATGAAGCAGCGCGTGAAGCTCGCGCAGGCCCTGGTGCACGACCCCAAGCTGGTCTTCCTGGACGAGCCGACCAACGGCCTCGACCCGGTCGGCCGCGACGAGATGCTCGGCCTGATCCGCCGCGTCCACTCCGACTTCGGCATCTCCGTCCTGGTCACCTCGCACCTGCTGGGCGAGCTGGAGCGGACCTGCGACCACGTGGTCGTCATCGACGGCGGCAAGCTGCTGCGCTCCAGCTCCACCACCGACTTCACGCAGACCACCACCACCCTCGCGATCGAGGTCACCGACAGCGACACCCACCCCGACGGCACCGCCGCGGTCCGCGACGCGCTGCGCGGACGCGGGGTGGACACCCACCACGAGGGCGCGGGCCTGCCCGGCGCCGGCCACATCCTGCTGCTGACCGCCGCGGGCGAGGAGACGTACGACCTGGTGCGCGACGTGGTCGCCGACCTCGGACTCGGCCTGGTCCGCATGGAGCAGCGCCGGCACCACATCTCCGAGGTTTTCACCACCGACACCGTCGAAGACGGCGGCGACGAGCAGCGGAAGGAGGCCGTCGGCCATGGCGGTTGAGCAGCCCCGGACCTCGCCCCCGGGCGAGACGACCCGGATCCACGACATCGGCTACCGCGGCTACGACGGCCCGCGCCTCGGCCGTGCCTACGCCCGCCGCTCCCTGTACTCGCAGTCGCTGCGCGGCGCCTACGGCCTCGGCCGCTCGGTGAAGTCCAAGGTGCTGCCCATGCTGCTGTTCGCGGTCATGTGCGTGCCCGCCGCCATCATGGTCGCCGTCGCCGTCGCCACCAAGGCGCACGAACTGCCGGTCGCCTACACCCGGTACGCGATCATGCTCCAGGCCGTCATCAGCCTGTACGTCGCCTCCCAGGCGCCCCAGGCCGTCTCCCGCGACCTGCGCTTCAAGACGGTCCCGCTGTACTTCTCGCGGCCGATCGAGACCGCCGACTACGTGCGCGCCAAGTTCGCCGCGCTCGCCTCGGCGATCTTCATCCTCACCGCCGCTCCCCTGCTGGTGATGTACGTGGGGGCGCTGCTGTCCAAGCTGGGCTTCGCCCACCAGACGAAGGAATTCGCCGAGGGACTGGTCTCCGTGGCCCTGCTCTCCCTGCTCTTCGCCGGCATCGGCCTGGTCATCGCCGCCGTCACCCCGCGCCGCGGCTTCGGCATCGCCGCCGTGATCGCCGTACTGGTCATCACCTACGGGGCGGTCTCCACCCTCCAGGCCATCGCGGAGGTCCAGGGGCACTCCGGGGCCATCGCGTGGATCGGCCTGTTCTCGCCGGTCACCCTGATCGACGGCGTGCAGTCCGCCTTCCTGGGCGCCACCGCCCGAAACCCCGGCGGAATCGCTCCCACGACCGGAGAGGGCATCGTCTACGTCCTCGTCACCCTCGCACTGATCGCCGGCAGCTACGGCCTCCTGGTGCGCCGCTACAAGAAGGTGGGACTGTGACGACCCTCAGCATCGACCATGTCTCCCGCTGGTTCGGCAACGTGGTCGCCGTCAACGACATCACCATGACCATCGGCCCCGGCGTCACCGGCCTGCTCGGCCCCAACGGCGCCGGGAAGTCCACCCTGATCAACATGATGGGCGGCTTCCTCGCCCCCTCCACCGGGGCGGTCACCCTCGACGGCCGGCCGGTGTGGCGCAATGAGGACATCTACCGGCACATCGGCATCGTCCCCGAGCGGGAGGCGATGTACGACTTCCTCACCGGGCGCGAGTTCGTCGTGGCCAACGCGGAGCTGCACGGCCTCGGCGACAAGGCCGCCCAGCGGGCCCTGGCCACCGTCGAGATGGAGTACGCCCAGGACCGCCGGATCGCCACCTACTCCAAGGGCATGCGCCAGCGCGTGAAGATGGCCAGCGCCCTGGTGCACGACCCCGCGCTGCTCCTGCTGGACGAGCCGTTCAACGGCATGGACCCGCGCCAGCGCATGCAGCTGATGGACCTGCTGCGCAGGATGGGCGACGAGGGCCGCACCGTGCTGTTCTCCTCGCACATCCTGGAGGAGGTCGAGCAGCTCGCCCGGCACATCGAGGTCGTCGTCGCCGGGCGGCACGCGGCCAGTGGCGACTACCGCAAGATCCGCCGCCTGATGACCGACCGGCCGCACCGCTACCTGGTGCGCTCCAGCGACGACCGGGCCCTCGCGGCGGCGCTGATCGCCGATCCGTCCACGGCCGGCATCGAGGTCGACCACAAGGAGGGCGCGCTGCGCATCCAGGCCGTCGACTTCGGCCGCTTCACCACTCTGCTGCCGAAGGTCGCCAGGGACCACGGCATCCGGCTGCTCACGGTCTCGCCGTCGGACGAGTCCCTGGAGTCCGTCTTCTCGTACCTGGTCGCGGCGTAGGAGGCCCAAGATGTACGACCCCACAGTCGCCCGGCTCACCTACCGGGCCCTGCTCGGCCGTCGCCGGGCCCTCATCCTCGGCGCGCTGCCGCTGCTGCTCATCGTGATCGCCGTGGCCGTACGCGCCCTCAGCGGGGCGGACGACCAGACGGCCGCCGATGTGCTCGGCGGGTTCGCGATCGCCACCATGGTGCCGATCATCGGCGTCATCGCGGGTACGGGCGCGATCGGCCCGGAGATCGATGACGGCTCTGTCGTCTATCTGCTGTCCAAACCCCTGAAGCGGCCGGCGATCATCTTCACCAAGCTGATCGTGGCCATCGCGGTGACCATGGTGTTCTCCGCGGTGCCCACGCTGATCGCTGGCCTGATCCTCAACGGCAACGGCCAGCAGATCGCCGTCGCCTATACGGTGGCCGCGCTGGTGGCCTCCATCGCCTACTCCGCGCTGTTCCTGCTGCTCGGCACGGTCTCCCGGCACGCGGTCGTCTTCGGCCTGGTGTACGCGCTGGTCTGGGAGGCGCTGTTCGGCTCCCTGGTGCCCGGCGCGCGCACCCTGAGCGTGCAGCAGTGGGCGCTCGCGGTCGCGCACAAGGTGGCCGGGGGCGACCTGGTCACCTCCGACGTCGGGCTGACGACGGCGGTGGTGCTGCTGGTCGTGGTGACCGTGCTGGCCACCTGGTACGCGGGGCAGAAGCTGCGCACGCTGAAGCTGGCGGGGGAGGAGTAGGAGGCTCCGGGGCCCCCGGGTCGTCGACGGGGGCCTTTGACGGAGACTTCATCCCCGGCCGGGCACACTGGGCAGATCGGGACGTACGGCTGGGAGGCCGGGGATGGCAGCGGAGAGAGCGGGGGGTGCCGGGCCGCCCGCGGGAGACGCCTTCGAGGGGCTGGTCCTGGACGAGGACTGCGTGCGGGCCGCCGATGCCTCCGAGCCGTCCACCCGCGCCCGCGTGCCGGCCGCCCGCCGGCGCACCCAGGCCCCCCGAACCCGGGCCCTGGCGCTCGGACGAGCCGCCGGCGGGGTGGTTCTTCAGCAAGGTACGACGGCGGGGGTGGCGTCGGTGGCCGTGAGTCGCGGCCGATGCCACGGCGGGCACCGCGAACGGCGTGAGGACGGGCCCTAGGCCAGCAGATCTTCCAGCACCGCCGCGATCCCGTCCTCCTCGTTCGAGGACGTCACCTCGTCGGCCACCGCCTTGAGTTCCTCGTGCGCGTTGGCCATGGCCACGCCCCGGGAGGCCCATCCGAACATCGGGATGTCGTTCGGCATGTCGCCGAAGGCGATCGTGTCCGCGGCCCTGAGACCGAGGCGGCGGGCGGCCAGGGAGAGCCCCGTCGCCTTGGAGAGGCCGAGCGGCAGGAGTTCCACGATGCCCGCGCCGGCCATCGCGACCGAGACGAAGCCGCCGGCGGCCTGCCGGGCGGCCTCCGCCAGCTCGTCGTCGCCGAGCGTCGGATGCTGTATGTAGATCTTGTTCAGCGGCGCGGCCCAGAGATCGGACGCGTCGGTGAGGGGAACCGCGGGGAGCGGGCCCGCGACGGCGTACCCCGGCCCCACGAGCACCTCGCCGTCCAGCCCGTCA is a genomic window of Streptomyces sp. WP-1 containing:
- a CDS encoding ABC transporter ATP-binding protein produces the protein MTTLSIDHVSRWFGNVVAVNDITMTIGPGVTGLLGPNGAGKSTLINMMGGFLAPSTGAVTLDGRPVWRNEDIYRHIGIVPEREAMYDFLTGREFVVANAELHGLGDKAAQRALATVEMEYAQDRRIATYSKGMRQRVKMASALVHDPALLLLDEPFNGMDPRQRMQLMDLLRRMGDEGRTVLFSSHILEEVEQLARHIEVVVAGRHAASGDYRKIRRLMTDRPHRYLVRSSDDRALAAALIADPSTAGIEVDHKEGALRIQAVDFGRFTTLLPKVARDHGIRLLTVSPSDESLESVFSYLVAA
- a CDS encoding ABC transporter permease subunit produces the protein MYDPTVARLTYRALLGRRRALILGALPLLLIVIAVAVRALSGADDQTAADVLGGFAIATMVPIIGVIAGTGAIGPEIDDGSVVYLLSKPLKRPAIIFTKLIVAIAVTMVFSAVPTLIAGLILNGNGQQIAVAYTVAALVASIAYSALFLLLGTVSRHAVVFGLVYALVWEALFGSLVPGARTLSVQQWALAVAHKVAGGDLVTSDVGLTTAVVLLVVVTVLATWYAGQKLRTLKLAGEE
- a CDS encoding ABC transporter permease, which codes for MAVEQPRTSPPGETTRIHDIGYRGYDGPRLGRAYARRSLYSQSLRGAYGLGRSVKSKVLPMLLFAVMCVPAAIMVAVAVATKAHELPVAYTRYAIMLQAVISLYVASQAPQAVSRDLRFKTVPLYFSRPIETADYVRAKFAALASAIFILTAAPLLVMYVGALLSKLGFAHQTKEFAEGLVSVALLSLLFAGIGLVIAAVTPRRGFGIAAVIAVLVITYGAVSTLQAIAEVQGHSGAIAWIGLFSPVTLIDGVQSAFLGATARNPGGIAPTTGEGIVYVLVTLALIAGSYGLLVRRYKKVGL
- a CDS encoding SDR family oxidoreductase — protein: MTTLKGARERTVRTGGIDLCVAELGDAQQPTVVLVHGYPDSKEVWSEIAPRLAERFHVVLYDVRGHGRSTAPRPLRGGFTLAKLTDDFLAVVDAVSPESPVHLVGHDWGSVQSWEFVTVARTEGRIASFTSVSGPSLDHFGHWINDRLKRPTPRRVAQLLGQGAKSWYVGMLHTPALPELAWRGPLGKHWPKLLERGEGIPAGDYPTSSLPEDAAHGAWLYRDNVRPRLTHPRPDAFAHAPVQLITPQGDAFLSERLYDDLDRWVPRLTRRTLPAKHWAPRTRPDQLTAWIEEFVVSVEDGRPEPKATGPHSARFGGQLVLVTGAGSGIGRATAFAFAEAGARLVAVDRDAEAAARTAELARLIGAPEAWAETADVSDEQAMEKLAERVHRAYGVLDVLVNNAGIGLSGSFFATTTEDWRKVLDVNLWGVIHGCRLFGARMAERGQGGHIVNIASAAAFQPSRVLPAYSTSKAAVLMLSECLRAELASRAIGVTAICPGIVNTNITSTARFAGADEAEERRLQKNSARLYGLRNYPPEKVASAILDAVVHNRPVVPVTPEARGAHFLSRVLPGALRRLARVEPKV
- a CDS encoding HAD family hydrolase, which translates into the protein MSFPYGLVATDLDGTLLRSDGSVSQRTRDALTAAAAAGAAHIVVTGRAVPWTRHVLDDLGYDGLAVCGQGGQVYDAGAHRLLTSVTLDRQLAGVALAKIEAEVGPLHLAASRDGLDGEVLVGPGYAVAGPLPAVPLTDASDLWAAPLNKIYIQHPTLGDDELAEAARQAAGGFVSVAMAGAGIVELLPLGLSKATGLSLAARRLGLRAADTIAFGDMPNDIPMFGWASRGVAMANAHEELKAVADEVTSSNEEDGIAAVLEDLLA
- a CDS encoding ABC transporter ATP-binding protein, coding for MIATESLSKRFPRVTALDRLSVDIGPGVTGLVGANGAGKSTLIKILLGLSPATEGSARVLGLDIATEGAAIREQVGYMPEHDCLPPDVSATEFVVHMARMSGLPPTAARERTADTLRHVGLYEERYRPIGGYSTGMKQRVKLAQALVHDPKLVFLDEPTNGLDPVGRDEMLGLIRRVHSDFGISVLVTSHLLGELERTCDHVVVIDGGKLLRSSSTTDFTQTTTTLAIEVTDSDTHPDGTAAVRDALRGRGVDTHHEGAGLPGAGHILLLTAAGEETYDLVRDVVADLGLGLVRMEQRRHHISEVFTTDTVEDGGDEQRKEAVGHGG
- a CDS encoding M24 family metallopeptidase, which gives rise to MTTAVSSELPTELRGFQKVQRLAYECAEAVAARLEPGVTEREAARMQREWLRGRGVRDWFHLPFAWFGDRTAFVNFRIPLQFFPTDRELEPGMPFILDMAPVFEGYTADIGYSGSLGVNPVQDRLMADLEAHRELILREVRERRPLREIYEDVERLMVRQGYANRHRAYPFGVIAHKVDRVRERRFAPHVFGFGTQSLKGLASDALHGHREGWSPLWSPYRFSDHPPKPGLWAVEPHLGFRGTGAKFEELLVVTDSKDPEESAFWLDDELPHVRRWAEEK